The genomic stretch CCTGGCGTGACAGCCCACTGCGCCTCGGGGAAGGCCAGCGTGAGCGCGCCGTCGGCCGCGCGTGCGACCGTGCAAGGCGCATCCGCCTGGCGATAACGCGTCTTGGCCCCAAGGTCGGTGCCCTCGACCGGAGCTTGGCCAGCCACCCAACTCAAATCATCGGCGTGTACCGTATGCGCCAGCAGCCACGGGTGGTCGTGCCCCTGCACGACGTACAACGTATTGGCCGCCATGTCCTTGCGCGCCACGTACCAGGCGTCGCCGTTACCGTCGCGACTGCCGCCGATGCCGATGCCCTTGCGCTGTCCCAGCGTGTAGAACGCCAGGCCGATGTGTTCGCCGATGGTCTTGCCGTCGGGCGTCTTGATCGGGCCGGGCTTGGTCGGCAGGTAGCGATTCAGGAAATCGCGGAACGGCCGCTCGCCGATAAAACAGATCCCCGTGGAATCCTTCTTCTTGGCGTTGGGCAGACCGATCTCGGCGGCGATTTCCCGCACCTTCGTCTTCGGCATCTCGCCCAGCGGGAAGAGCGTGCGCGAGAGCTGCGCCTGGTTCAGGCGGTGCAGGAAGTAGCTTTGGTCTTTCGTATGATCGAACGCCTTCAGCAGCTCGAAACGGCCGTCGACCTCGCGCACGCGGGCGTAATGCCCTGTCGCAATCGTGTCGGCGCCAAGCGCCATCGCGTGGTCGAGGAAGGCCTTGAACTTGATCTCGGCGTTGCAGAGCACGTCGGGATTGGGCGTGCGGCCGGCGGAGTATTCGCGCAGGAAGTCCGCAAACACGCGGTCTTTGTACTCCGCGGCAAAGTTGACGGCTTCGACGTCAACGCCGATCAGGTCGGCCACCGAGACCACGTCGATCCAGTCCTGCCGGGTTGAGCAGTATTCGCTGTCGTCATCGTCTTCCCAGTTCTTCATGAACAGGCCGACGACGTCATAGCCCTGCTGCTTGAGTAGCCACGCAGTGACGGACGAATCCACCCCGCCGGACATCCCCACGACGATGCGCTTCTTGCTCATAGCTGCGCTCCCAGCCCGTACACGCTGGCGTGCGTATGGATGACGTCGAGCGGGTATCGCTTGCCGGCCAGGTAGTCTTCAACGCACGCGAGCAACAACGGGCTGCGATGGCGCTCGCGGCTGGCGCGGATTTCATCCGGCGTCATCCAGACAGTGCGAACGATGCCATCGTCCAGGCTGCGGCGCGGATCTTGGGGGCCAAGCTCGCCGGTAAATGCCATCCGGACGTAGGTGACCGGATCCCCTTGCGGCGGTTGGAACTGCGCCATGTAGCAGCCCAGGAAGGCGGTCGGCACAAAGCTGTACGCGGTTTCTTCCAGCGCCTCGCGTGCGACGGCATCGACCAGGCTTTCGTCCGGGTCGAGATGGCCGGCAGGCTGGTTCAGGCGCAAGCCGACGTCGGTGTGCTCCTCAACCAGCAGAAAGCGCCCATCTTGTTCAATGACGGCGGCAACGGTTACGCTGGGTTTCCAGCGGACAGCTTGGTTCATGGCAAAAAGGCAACAAAAACAAGGCGTTATTGTAGCTGCAGGCCGCCCTCCCCGCTTGCCCCGGGGCGTTGAACACGGGCATGGCACGTCCATTCGCATTTGTGAGCAATTGAGCACACGTTTGCGCAGGATCGCTCCGCATTCCATGTCGGTTTAGGTATTCGACATGGCATTCGACGAGCGTCCGTGCGCCAAAAAGTTCGGGTAAGCTGCACGTCGATCCTGATCCAGCGCGCCTTCGTTCACTTCGCGCGCATCCTAAACATAATCAGCGAGGAGAGAACACGATGCACATCGGCATCCCGCAGGAGACGCGGGCGGACGAGACGCGCGTTGCCGCGACCCCGGAAACGGTGAAAAAGTACGTGGCGCTTGGCCATCAGGTGACGGTGCAATCGGGTGCTGGCGTCGCTGCCGCCCAACCTGACGAAGCCTATGTGGCCGCTGGTGCCAGGATCGGCACCGCCGCCGAAGCGCTTGGCGCGCAGATCGTGCTCAAGGTCCGCTCACCGGAAGCGGCCGAACTGGCGCAGATGCAGCCGGGCGCCGTGCTGGTCGGCATGCTCAACCCGTTCGATGACGAAAACACGGCGCGCCTAGCCGCCGCCAACGTCACCGCGTTCGCGCTTGAGGCCGCGCCGCGCACGACGCGTGCGCAAAGCATGGATGTGCTCTCTTCCCAGGCCAACATCGCAGGCTACAAAGCCGTGATGGTGGCGGCCAACCATTACCAGCGCTTCATGCCGATGCTGATGACGGCCGCCGGCACCGTAAAAGCCGCGCGCGTGCTGATCCTGGGCGCGGGTGTGGCCGGGCTGCAGGCCATCGCCACGGCCAAGCGCCTCGGTGCCGTCATTGAGGCATCCGACGTGCGCCCGGCCGTGAAAGAGCAGATCGAATCGCTGGGCGCCAAATTCCTCGACGTTCCGTTCCTGACGGACGAAGAGCGCGAGATTGCCCAGGGCGTGGGCGGCTACGCGCGGCCGATGCCGCCCGACTGGATGCGCCGACAGGCGGAACTCGTGCACACGCGCGCAAGTCAGGCCGACATCGTCATCACGACGGCGCTGATCCCCGGCCGTCGCGCGCCGACGCTGCTATCGGAAGCGACCGTGCAGGCGATGAAGCCGGGCTCGGTCGTCGTCGATCTGGCGGCTGCGCAGGGCGGCAACTGCCCGCTGACCGAAGCCGACCGCGTGGTCGTCAAGCACGGCGTCACGCTGGTGGGTTACACCAACCTCGCGTCGATGGTGGCGGCCGACGCCTCTGCCCTCTACGCCCGCAACGTGCTCGATTTCCTCAAGCTGATCATCGACAAGGATGGCGGCCTGAACATCAACCGCGAAGACGACATCGTGGCCGCCTGCCTGCTCAGCCAGGCCGGCCAGGTGGTGCGCGCTCCCGC from Ralstonia pickettii encodes the following:
- a CDS encoding NUDIX hydrolase; the protein is MNQAVRWKPSVTVAAVIEQDGRFLLVEEHTDVGLRLNQPAGHLDPDESLVDAVAREALEETAYSFVPTAFLGCYMAQFQPPQGDPVTYVRMAFTGELGPQDPRRSLDDGIVRTVWMTPDEIRASRERHRSPLLLACVEDYLAGKRYPLDVIHTHASVYGLGAQL
- a CDS encoding Re/Si-specific NAD(P)(+) transhydrogenase subunit alpha; its protein translation is MHIGIPQETRADETRVAATPETVKKYVALGHQVTVQSGAGVAAAQPDEAYVAAGARIGTAAEALGAQIVLKVRSPEAAELAQMQPGAVLVGMLNPFDDENTARLAAANVTAFALEAAPRTTRAQSMDVLSSQANIAGYKAVMVAANHYQRFMPMLMTAAGTVKAARVLILGAGVAGLQAIATAKRLGAVIEASDVRPAVKEQIESLGAKFLDVPFLTDEEREIAQGVGGYARPMPPDWMRRQAELVHTRASQADIVITTALIPGRRAPTLLSEATVQAMKPGSVVVDLAAAQGGNCPLTEADRVVVKHGVTLVGYTNLASMVAADASALYARNVLDFLKLIIDKDGGLNINREDDIVAACLLSQAGQVVRAPAATSAAK
- the mnmA gene encoding tRNA 2-thiouridine(34) synthase MnmA translates to MSKKRIVVGMSGGVDSSVTAWLLKQQGYDVVGLFMKNWEDDDDSEYCSTRQDWIDVVSVADLIGVDVEAVNFAAEYKDRVFADFLREYSAGRTPNPDVLCNAEIKFKAFLDHAMALGADTIATGHYARVREVDGRFELLKAFDHTKDQSYFLHRLNQAQLSRTLFPLGEMPKTKVREIAAEIGLPNAKKKDSTGICFIGERPFRDFLNRYLPTKPGPIKTPDGKTIGEHIGLAFYTLGQRKGIGIGGSRDGNGDAWYVARKDMAANTLYVVQGHDHPWLLAHTVHADDLSWVAGQAPVEGTDLGAKTRYRQADAPCTVARAADGALTLAFPEAQWAVTPGQSAVLYDGEVCLGGGIISAAEPAVAEKAIA